From the genome of Yersinia enterocolitica, one region includes:
- a CDS encoding HutD family protein, with protein sequence MSFTLFDFASLPVSRWRNGGGETREIACWPVGGDDFAWRASIATIEQDGPFSMFSDIDRSITLLSGEGVELSSPGWEAHTLSKPLQPFAFPGDIPIHARLLGGSSQDFNIMTRRGCWQASVSSVSSAQKLPVSHSGLIYVVKGNWLVCHTETHQLTASQGCWWLPAIKGGQLQPLTADSHLLWVDLFPWR encoded by the coding sequence ATGAGCTTTACCCTTTTTGATTTTGCCAGCTTACCCGTTAGCCGTTGGCGAAATGGCGGCGGCGAAACCCGTGAAATAGCATGTTGGCCCGTTGGTGGAGATGATTTTGCCTGGCGTGCCAGCATTGCTACAATCGAACAGGATGGCCCGTTTTCAATGTTTTCGGATATCGATCGGTCAATTACGCTGCTATCAGGTGAAGGGGTTGAACTATCCAGCCCAGGCTGGGAGGCACATACTCTTTCCAAGCCGTTGCAGCCGTTTGCTTTCCCCGGTGATATCCCTATTCATGCGCGTTTATTAGGGGGGAGTAGTCAAGACTTTAATATTATGACGCGGCGCGGTTGCTGGCAGGCATCGGTATCGTCGGTGAGTTCGGCACAAAAACTCCCTGTTTCCCATAGTGGATTGATCTACGTTGTGAAGGGAAACTGGCTTGTTTGCCATACCGAAACACACCAACTTACTGCTTCGCAAGGCTGTTGGTGGTTGCCTGCAATTAAGGGAGGGCAATTACAGCCTCTTACTGCGGATAGCCATTTGCTATGGGTTGATTTATTTCCTTGGCGGTAA
- a CDS encoding formimidoylglutamate deiminase has protein sequence MPVYFTERAFLPSGWADNVQITVDEQGYIQRIVTGSSGTGCQVLSGPIVPGMPNLHSHAFQRMMSGLAEIAGNPQDSFWTWRDLMYRLVQQLTPEDVGVIARQLYIEMLKGGYTQVAEFHYLHHDPDGNPYNCPGEMTAQLSQAAQEAGIGMTLLPVLYSYAGFGAQPAQQGQRRFIQSTDSYLKQQQVISKQLVNQPLQNQGLCFHSLRAVELSQMQEILQASDNQLPVHIHIAEQQKEVNDCLDWSGQRPVAWLYNHLSVDSRWCLIHATHLDKSELVRLAESQAVAGLCPTTEANLGDGIFPGVDYLHYQGRWGIGSDSHVSLDVVEELRWLEYGQRLRDQRRNRLTSEQYPAVADLLYSQALAGGRQACASKISQLTEGYRADWLVLDGDDPYIAGTKSASLLNRWLFAGGKSQIRDVYVAGKAVIVDRYHPMQQQSAQDFLTVLKACQQEV, from the coding sequence ATGCCAGTTTATTTTACCGAGCGTGCTTTCTTACCGAGTGGATGGGCAGATAACGTACAAATTACTGTTGACGAACAGGGGTATATTCAGCGCATTGTGACCGGCAGCAGTGGTACTGGTTGTCAGGTTTTATCCGGCCCAATAGTACCAGGCATGCCGAATCTTCACTCCCATGCCTTTCAGCGCATGATGTCTGGATTAGCCGAAATCGCCGGTAACCCACAGGATAGCTTCTGGACTTGGCGAGATCTGATGTATCGACTGGTACAGCAATTAACACCGGAAGATGTTGGTGTGATTGCCCGTCAACTGTATATCGAGATGCTGAAAGGTGGCTATACGCAAGTCGCAGAGTTTCATTATTTACACCACGATCCCGACGGTAATCCATACAATTGCCCAGGTGAAATGACCGCTCAACTGAGTCAGGCCGCGCAAGAGGCGGGTATCGGGATGACATTGTTACCCGTATTGTACAGCTACGCGGGGTTTGGTGCTCAGCCTGCTCAGCAGGGGCAGCGCCGTTTTATTCAGAGCACCGATAGCTATCTCAAACAGCAGCAGGTTATTAGTAAACAATTGGTTAATCAGCCATTACAAAACCAAGGTTTATGTTTTCATTCTTTGCGCGCCGTAGAACTCAGCCAAATGCAGGAGATCCTACAAGCTTCGGATAATCAATTACCGGTACATATTCATATTGCTGAGCAGCAAAAGGAGGTCAACGACTGTCTGGATTGGAGTGGGCAGCGCCCCGTTGCATGGTTGTATAACCATTTGTCAGTCGACAGCCGCTGGTGTCTGATTCATGCGACACATCTTGATAAATCCGAGCTTGTTCGTTTGGCAGAAAGTCAGGCTGTGGCAGGATTATGCCCGACTACCGAGGCTAACCTTGGTGATGGTATTTTCCCTGGGGTCGATTATCTGCATTATCAGGGGCGGTGGGGTATCGGCTCAGATAGCCATGTTTCATTGGATGTGGTGGAAGAATTACGTTGGTTAGAATATGGTCAGCGCCTGCGTGATCAACGCCGCAATCGTCTGACGAGTGAGCAATATCCTGCCGTGGCTGATTTGCTTTATAGCCAAGCTTTAGCGGGAGGACGACAGGCTTGTGCCAGCAAAATTAGTCAGTTAACCGAAGGCTACCGCGCTGACTGGTTAGTATTGGATGGCGATGATCCTTATATTGCTGGTACAAAATCGGCATCTTTGTTGAATCGGTGGTTATTTGCGGGGGGCAAATCGCAAATTCGCGATGTTTATGTGGCAGGCAAAGCGGTAATAGTGGATAGATATCATCCAATGCAACAGCAATCTGCACAGGATTTTCTGACGGTATTGAAAGCCTGTCAACAGGAGGTCTGA
- the hutC gene encoding histidine utilization repressor has product MAEQQKVLQLSAAMDDTPAPIYQRVKLAIIHQIRSEVWQPHQRVPSESELVAELGVSRMTINRALRELTNEGFLIRMQGVGTFVAEAKAHSALLEVHNIADEITARGHRHSSKILQLEARPATPEEAVALGILPGQQLFYSQIVHYENDFPVQVENRCVNPSTAPDYMKQDFNHITPYSYLTQAAPLTEGEHIVEAVIPSQTERQLLQLDEHEPCLLIRRRTWYGKVVVTAAQLLYPGSRYQLYGRFTPQGTVTS; this is encoded by the coding sequence GTGGCGGAACAACAAAAAGTCTTACAATTAAGTGCCGCAATGGACGATACTCCTGCGCCAATTTATCAACGGGTTAAGTTGGCCATTATCCACCAGATCAGAAGCGAGGTCTGGCAGCCCCATCAACGCGTTCCCTCAGAAAGCGAGCTCGTTGCTGAGCTGGGGGTCAGCCGTATGACCATCAATCGCGCGTTACGTGAATTAACCAATGAAGGTTTCCTTATTCGTATGCAAGGCGTGGGAACTTTTGTTGCTGAAGCAAAAGCGCACAGTGCCTTACTTGAAGTTCATAACATTGCTGACGAGATAACCGCTCGAGGTCATCGCCACAGCAGTAAAATTCTGCAACTAGAAGCTCGCCCGGCAACCCCTGAAGAAGCGGTAGCGTTGGGGATCCTGCCCGGTCAACAGTTGTTCTACTCGCAAATTGTGCATTATGAGAATGACTTCCCTGTTCAAGTCGAAAATCGCTGTGTTAACCCAAGCACGGCCCCCGACTATATGAAGCAGGATTTCAATCACATAACTCCTTACAGCTATCTCACACAAGCCGCGCCTCTGACTGAAGGTGAACATATTGTTGAAGCCGTGATCCCGAGCCAGACTGAGCGACAACTGCTGCAATTGGATGAGCATGAGCCTTGTCTGTTGATTCGCCGAAGAACCTGGTATGGAAAAGTCGTCGTCACTGCGGCGCAATTACTGTATCCAGGCTCACGCTATCAACTCTATGGTCGTTTTACCCCACAAGGCACCGTGACGTCCTGA